GGGCGTATACATACTTTTCGAGCGCAAGTACCGGATTTTAATCCTCGGTTCCTTCGTAACCCCGCTGGCACTGCTGATAATGGCAGTATCAACCGGTTTTCCGTCGGCCATCATGCCCCTGAACCCGGCCCTCAGGAGCAAGTGGCTGGCACTGCATACGATCATGGCGTTCCTGAGCTACGCCGCCTTTGCCGTTGCCTTCGGGGCTGCCATCATGTACCTGATCCAACAGCATTTCCTGAAGAACAAGAAGCTGGGCCCCATGTACCAGAAGCTCCCATCCCTGGACGTGCTTGACGAAATCAACTACCGCTGCCTCACCATCGGGTTCCCGCTGCTTACGTTCGCCATCATCTCGGGAGCCATTTGGGCGGAATCGGCATGGGGAACCTACTGGAGCTGGGATCCGAAGGAGACCTGGTCGCTCATCACCTGGTTTGTCTACGCGGCACTTCTCCACGGCAGGCTCACCACCGGCTGGCGGGGCAAGAAAGCCGCAATCCTCGCAATTGTCGGCTTCTTTGTCCTCCTGTTCACCTTCCTCGGCGTGAACCTGTTCCTGCCGGGGTTGCACAGCTACAAATAAGACGTAAGAGGCTCGCATGAACATTGTGGTTGTGGGGCTGTCGCACAAGACCGCCTCCGTCGATATAAGGGAAAAAGTCGCCTTCGCTCCGACCCAGATGGAGAAACCGCTGCGAACGCTGCTGGCTCTGGAAGACATTGCCGAAGCGATCATCGTATCCACCTGCAACAGGGTCGAAATTTACATCTCCACCCGCGACATTGCCGGAGGCATGGCGCGGGTAAAACGCTTCCTGGCCGACTACCACGGCATCGCCCCCGAAACCCTCGAACCGCACCTCTACGCACACCACGGCGAAGCAGCCATCCGCCACGTTTTCCGGGTCGCCTCCAGCCTTGAGTCCATGGTCGTGGGAGAGCCCCAGATCCTGGGGCAGATCAAGACCGCCTACGGCTACGCCGCCGAGTTCAAGACGAGCGGCATCATCCTCAACCGCTTCCTCCACAAGGCTTTTTCCGTGGCCAAGCGGGTGCGTACCGAGACTAAAATCGCCTCATCGGCCGTCTCCGTCTCCTTCGCCGCCGTGGAACTGGCCCGCAAGATCTTCGGCGACCTCTCCGACAAGACGGTCATGCTCATCGGCGCCGGCGAGATGTGCGAACTGGCGGCCAAGCACTTCATCAACAACGGCGTACGCGGGGTCATGGTCACCAACCGCACCTACGAGCGCGCCGTGAAGCTGGCCGAGGAGTTCGAGGGGAAACCGGTTCAGTTCGAAGACCTGTTCGACCAGCTCCACAAGGCCGACATCGTCCTCTCCTCCACCGGGGCAACCCAGTTCATCATCAAGCCCAGGGATGTGGAGGAAGTAATCCGCCGCCGCAAGCTCAAGCCGATGTTCTTCATCGACATCGCCGTCCCACGGGACATCGACCCCAAGGTGAACAACGTGGAGAACGTCTATCTCTACGACATGGACGACCTTCAGGGAGTTGTCGCCAGCAATCTGCAGCAGCGGGCAGAAGAGGCGAAAAAGGCCGAGGCCATCATCGACGAGGAGATCGGCCAGTTCCACAAATGGCTTTCGAATCTTGAGGTGACGCCAACCATCGTGGCCCTGCGCTCCAAGTTTGAGGAAACCAGGAAAGCCGAACTGGAAAAAACCCTCGCAGCATGGAAAGACATCCCCCCCGATGGCGCGAAGCGACTCGAAGCCCTTACAGCCGCCATCATAAACAAGCTCCTCCACCCCCCCACCGCAACCCTCAAGCGGGCAGGCCAGGGGGGGAGGACCGATCTCTACGTGGATGCGCTGCGCACCCTCTTCGAGCTCCAGACCGGAGGGGCGGACGATGAGGACCTCGGGGAGCTGGAAGAATAGACCAGGATATAGAAATACAAAAGGAGACTGCAATGGCACCAAAGCATTTCAGAATAGGAACCCGGGCGAGCCAGCTCGCCCTCTGGCAGGCGAACTGGGTAAAGGGAGAGCTGGAGAAGCGCTATCCGGGCATGATGGTGGAACTCGTCAAGATCAAGACCATCGGGGACAAGATTCTTGACGTCCCCCTGGCTCAGGTTGGCGGGAAAGGGCTCTTCGTGAAGGAGATCGAGGAGGCGATGCTGCGGGGCGAAATTGACATCGCGGTCCACAGCATGAAGGACGTCCCCACCGAATTCCCCGAAGGGCTCGGCCTTTACTGCATCACCGAGCGGGAAGATCCGCGCGACGCCGTCATCTCCAACGGCGTCAAGTTCGCCGACCTTCCCCTGGGGGCCAGGATCGGCACCTCGGCCCTGCGCCGCCAGGCCCAGCTACTCAAGGTGCGCCCCGACCTCCAGATGGTGATTATCCGGGGCAACGTCGAAACCCGCATGCGGAAGCTCACCGACGAAAACCTGGACGCCGTGATTCTGGCGGCGGCGGGGCTCAAGCGCCTGGGCTTTGCCGATCAGGTTACCGAGTACCTGCCGGTTGAACTGTCGCTTCCGGCCATCGGCCAGGGAGCCCTCGGCATCGAGTGCCGCCTGGACGACGAAACGATCAAGGAAACCATCGCCTTCTTCAACCACCCCGACACCGCCCACGCGGTCAGGGCCGAGCGGGCGCTCCTGTGGCGCTGCGAAGGGGGCTGCCAGGTACCCATCGCCGCCCACGGCCAGGTTGCCGGCGACACTCTCACCCTTACCGGTTTCGTCGCCTCGGTGGATGGCTCGCGCTCCGTCAAGGATTCCATCACCGGATCGGTAGCCGACTGTGAAAAGCTCGGCATCGCCCTGGCGGAAAAGCTTCTGGCCGACGGTGCCCACGAGATCCTCGCCGAGGTCTACCAGCGGGAAGTTTCCCGGGAGAAGGAAATCCCGGTTTAGCCGTTCGAATCTCACTATCAAAAGCTTTAACCACAGAGGGCACAGTGGCACACCGAGGGTAAAACACCTTAAATTGCATTGCTGTCGACAGCAGAGCTTCCATTTGTTCCCACCATGAATGAGCTCACGCTTTTTTGTTTTTCCTCCGTGACACTCTGTGCCCTCTGTGGTTAGCTTCGTTTTTTAATCCAATGCCCGAAAAATCACCCAAAAACCCGCTCGTCTACCTAATCGGCGCCGGCCCCGGCGACCCGGGCCTCGTCACGGTCAGGGGGCGCGAATGCCTGGGACTCGCCGACGTTGTCATCTATGACTATCTCGCAAACGACGACCTCCTCCGCTTCGCCCGTCCAGGAGCCGAGCTCATCTATGCCGGGAAGGTCGGTGGACACCACAACCGCGAGCAGTGGCAAATCAACGAGTTGCTTGTGGAAAAGGCCCTGGCCGGCAACGTTGTCGCCCGGCTCAAGGGGGGCGACCCCTTCGTATTCGGCCGGGGGGGCGAAGAGTGCGAGGCCCTCGTGGCAGCGGCAATCCCCTTCGAGATCGTCCCCGGCGTCACGGCCGGCATCGGCGCCACCGCCTACGCCGGCATCCCCCTCACCCACCGGGGCATCACCACCTCCGTTGCTTTCGTGACCGGCCACGAGGGGCATGACAAGGAAGTATCCCAGATCGACTGGGAAGGGCTGTCGCTTGGGAGCGGCACCGTGGTCTTCTACATGGGAATCAAGAATCTGCCGCAGATAACGGCAAACCTCATGGCCCACGGCCGACCGCCGGAAACACCGGTAGCCCTGGTCCGATGGGGAACCCGCCCGGAGCAGGAAGTCCTCACCGGAACCCTGGCCGACATCGCCGAGCGGGCTTGCCAGACCGGCTTCAAGGCTCCGGCCATCACCATAGTTGGTGAAGTGGTACGCCTGCGGGAAAAGCTTCGCTGGTTCGACAACCGTCCCCTCTTCGGCAAAAGCATCCTCGTCACGCGAGCCGCTGACCAGGCGGGTGAGTTCGGCGCCATGCTCGGCGCCCTGGGCGCCCGGGTCGTAGAGTGCCCCACCATCGCCATCGTACACCCCGAAACCTGGGACGATCTCGACGGGGCAATCGCCCATCTTGACCGGTTCCACTGGATCGTCTTCACCTCCGTCAACGCGGTCCGTTTCTTCTTCGAGCGGCTCGCCGCCTCCGGCAGGGACTCCCGCTCCCTGAGTGGCTGCCGGGTATGCGCCGTGGGGCCTAAGACCTCTGCGGCCCTTGCCCCCTTCGGCATCCGCCCGGATCTGATCCCGGTCGACTACAAGGGAGAGGGGGTCGTGGAGGTGTTCCGTTCGGAGGCTATCACGGGAAAGCGGATCCTCTTCCCCAAGGGTGACCGGGCCAGGGATGTCATCCCCCAGGGGCTCGCGGAACTGGGGGCCGAGGTGACGGCGCCGGTCGCCTACCGCAACGTGATGCCCGAGGCCCTTCCCTCAGGCGTCATCACGGACCTGGAAGAGCGGCGCATCGACTGCGCCACCTTCACCTCGTCATCCACCGTGGAAAACCTGGCCGCCATCGTGGGCGAAAACCGCCTCATCCGCCTCCTGGAAGGGGTCACCGTCGCCGCCATCGGTCCCATCACCGCCGGAACCTGCCGGGAACTGGGACTTGATGTCCACGTGGAACCACCGAAATACACCCTTGCCGCCATGACGGACGCCCTTGTGGATCATTTCTCCCGGAAGGCGTAGCCACTCCCCGCCACATCTTGTCCGCCGCCGGATTGCGGAGCATCGCGATGCTGACCGACACCCACTGCCACCTGGATGATCCAGCGTTTCGCCCGCGCATCAGTGAGGTTATGGCCGCAGCACGGCAAGCCGGGGTCAGCCGAATCATCGTACCCGGCGTCTCCCCGTCGGGATGGGACGGAATCGCCTCCTTGGCACGGGAACATGACTTGGTCTTTCCCGCCTTCGGCATCCACCCCCAAGCGGCAGATCAGGCCAACGACGACACCCTGGCGCGGCTTGCCACCCTTGCCCGCACGGCAGTTGCCATTGGCGAAATCGGGCTAGACCACCTGCTCCACCATGTTCCCCGCGCCGTCCAGGAAATGGCCTTCAGGGAGCAACTCCGGATCACGGTGGCAGCGGGAGTGCCGGTCATCATCCATTGCCGCCGAGCCTTCGAGCCCCTGCTTCGGATACTCCGGGAGGAAGGAGTTGCCCGCGTCGGCGGGGTCATGCATGCCTTTTCCGGGAGCGTGGAAACCGCCCGGGAGTGCATCCGGCTCGGCTTCCTCATCTCAGTTGCGGGGACCGTCACCTACGCTAACGCCGTGAAGCCCGTGGCCGTCGCCCGGGAAATCCCACTGGAGCACCTCCTTCTCGAAACCGACGCCCCCGACATGACCCCGGAGCCCCTTCGCGGCACCACCAACGAACCGGCCTTCCTCGCCCTGACGGCCCTCCGCCTGGCAGAACTGAAGGGGGTGACTCCGGAGCAGGTGGCCCGGATCACCAGCGCCAACGCCACGCGGCTCTTTCGCCTGTAATTTAATTTCACCGAGGTATACCCATGTCCCCACTCCACCGCTTTTCACGCACAGAGATCCTCATCGGCCCGGAGAAGCTCGACCGGCTCCGGCAGTCCACCGTAGCCATATTCGGCCTCGGCGGAGTCGGAAGCTTTGCCGCCGAGGCCCTCTGCCGGGCAGGAGTAGGCCGGCTCGTCCTCGTGGACTTCGACGATATCTGCCTCACCAACGTGAACCGGCAGCTCCACGCCATGGACGGCACCGTTGGAAGGGCGAAGGTTCAGGTCATGGCCGAGCGGCTCCGCCTCATCAACCCCGAGGCGGACATCGTACCCCAGAAGGATTTCTATGAAGCGGGAAACAGCGAATTTCTCCTCTCGGGAGGATACGACTACGTGGTGGACGCAATCGACCATATCACGAGCAAGCTCCACCTGATTCGCAGCTGCCGTGAACGGGAACTGCGGATCATCTCCAGCATGGGGGCCGCCAACAAGCTGGACCCGACCAGTATCCGCGTGGCCGACATCTCAAAAACCAGCGTCTGCGGCCTGGCGCGGGTGATCCGCAAGCAGTTGCGCCGGCAGGGAATCAAGAGCGGAGTCACGGTGGTCTACTCCACCGAGGAGCCCCGGGAGCAGGCGGTAGCCGATGCCGGCTGCCGCTCCAACTGCATCTGCCCCAACAAGGAGGAGCAGCGTTTCTCCTGCGAACACCGCCGGAACATCCTGGGGAGCATCTCCTTCATCCCGAGCATCTTCGGGCTCACCATGGCGGGGGTTGTGGTAAACGATCTGCTGGGGGATTGACTAAAAATAACGCCTGGTTGAACCGGAGCAATTTACCGCTATACTTTGTCTACACTCCAACATGGAATACGATGAAAGGGGGTAACGGTATGGGTAGAGAGTATTCGGTTCAAGAGGCCCTGAAGCTTGCAATAAAGGGCGAAAAGGACAGCATGGACTTTTACCGGAAGGCAGCTTCGGTGACCAAGAATGAACGGGCGCAGAAAGTCTTCGACCTCCTGGCCAATGAAGAGGTGGGGCACCTCAAGGCATTCTTCGACCATTACAAGGGAGGAGAATTCGGCGATGTGGCTACATACATGGCGCAACCGCCGGACACGAAAAACCCCACGTACACGGCCCTCATGAAGGCCGTCGGGGAGGATACTCCGGAGCAGGCCGCCCTCGAACTGGCCATCAAAGAGGAGAGCGCCTGCATCGACCAGTACACGGTCATGGCAAAGGACATCATCGATCCCCTCGTCAAAGCCATCTTCCAGGGGGTTATCAAAGAGACCGAGAAGCATCTGGCGATGATCG
The nucleotide sequence above comes from Geobacter benzoatilyticus. Encoded proteins:
- the ccsB gene encoding c-type cytochrome biogenesis protein CcsB, which encodes MNTLLFNLTLAVYFAATVAYLAYLVKPQELLGKASRWILTAGFAVHLAYTVDRYLEAGHTPITNLHESLSFFSLAIVGVYILFERKYRILILGSFVTPLALLIMAVSTGFPSAIMPLNPALRSKWLALHTIMAFLSYAAFAVAFGAAIMYLIQQHFLKNKKLGPMYQKLPSLDVLDEINYRCLTIGFPLLTFAIISGAIWAESAWGTYWSWDPKETWSLITWFVYAALLHGRLTTGWRGKKAAILAIVGFFVLLFTFLGVNLFLPGLHSYK
- the hemA gene encoding glutamyl-tRNA reductase — translated: MNIVVVGLSHKTASVDIREKVAFAPTQMEKPLRTLLALEDIAEAIIVSTCNRVEIYISTRDIAGGMARVKRFLADYHGIAPETLEPHLYAHHGEAAIRHVFRVASSLESMVVGEPQILGQIKTAYGYAAEFKTSGIILNRFLHKAFSVAKRVRTETKIASSAVSVSFAAVELARKIFGDLSDKTVMLIGAGEMCELAAKHFINNGVRGVMVTNRTYERAVKLAEEFEGKPVQFEDLFDQLHKADIVLSSTGATQFIIKPRDVEEVIRRRKLKPMFFIDIAVPRDIDPKVNNVENVYLYDMDDLQGVVASNLQQRAEEAKKAEAIIDEEIGQFHKWLSNLEVTPTIVALRSKFEETRKAELEKTLAAWKDIPPDGAKRLEALTAAIINKLLHPPTATLKRAGQGGRTDLYVDALRTLFELQTGGADDEDLGELEE
- the hemC gene encoding hydroxymethylbilane synthase — translated: MAPKHFRIGTRASQLALWQANWVKGELEKRYPGMMVELVKIKTIGDKILDVPLAQVGGKGLFVKEIEEAMLRGEIDIAVHSMKDVPTEFPEGLGLYCITEREDPRDAVISNGVKFADLPLGARIGTSALRRQAQLLKVRPDLQMVIIRGNVETRMRKLTDENLDAVILAAAGLKRLGFADQVTEYLPVELSLPAIGQGALGIECRLDDETIKETIAFFNHPDTAHAVRAERALLWRCEGGCQVPIAAHGQVAGDTLTLTGFVASVDGSRSVKDSITGSVADCEKLGIALAEKLLADGAHEILAEVYQREVSREKEIPV
- the cobA gene encoding uroporphyrinogen-III C-methyltransferase, producing MPEKSPKNPLVYLIGAGPGDPGLVTVRGRECLGLADVVIYDYLANDDLLRFARPGAELIYAGKVGGHHNREQWQINELLVEKALAGNVVARLKGGDPFVFGRGGEECEALVAAAIPFEIVPGVTAGIGATAYAGIPLTHRGITTSVAFVTGHEGHDKEVSQIDWEGLSLGSGTVVFYMGIKNLPQITANLMAHGRPPETPVALVRWGTRPEQEVLTGTLADIAERACQTGFKAPAITIVGEVVRLREKLRWFDNRPLFGKSILVTRAADQAGEFGAMLGALGARVVECPTIAIVHPETWDDLDGAIAHLDRFHWIVFTSVNAVRFFFERLAASGRDSRSLSGCRVCAVGPKTSAALAPFGIRPDLIPVDYKGEGVVEVFRSEAITGKRILFPKGDRARDVIPQGLAELGAEVTAPVAYRNVMPEALPSGVITDLEERRIDCATFTSSSTVENLAAIVGENRLIRLLEGVTVAAIGPITAGTCRELGLDVHVEPPKYTLAAMTDALVDHFSRKA
- a CDS encoding TatD family hydrolase; this encodes MLTDTHCHLDDPAFRPRISEVMAAARQAGVSRIIVPGVSPSGWDGIASLAREHDLVFPAFGIHPQAADQANDDTLARLATLARTAVAIGEIGLDHLLHHVPRAVQEMAFREQLRITVAAGVPVIIHCRRAFEPLLRILREEGVARVGGVMHAFSGSVETARECIRLGFLISVAGTVTYANAVKPVAVAREIPLEHLLLETDAPDMTPEPLRGTTNEPAFLALTALRLAELKGVTPEQVARITSANATRLFRL
- a CDS encoding tRNA threonylcarbamoyladenosine dehydratase; protein product: MSPLHRFSRTEILIGPEKLDRLRQSTVAIFGLGGVGSFAAEALCRAGVGRLVLVDFDDICLTNVNRQLHAMDGTVGRAKVQVMAERLRLINPEADIVPQKDFYEAGNSEFLLSGGYDYVVDAIDHITSKLHLIRSCRERELRIISSMGAANKLDPTSIRVADISKTSVCGLARVIRKQLRRQGIKSGVTVVYSTEEPREQAVADAGCRSNCICPNKEEQRFSCEHRRNILGSISFIPSIFGLTMAGVVVNDLLGD
- a CDS encoding ferritin family protein; this translates as MGREYSVQEALKLAIKGEKDSMDFYRKAASVTKNERAQKVFDLLANEEVGHLKAFFDHYKGGEFGDVATYMAQPPDTKNPTYTALMKAVGEDTPEQAALELAIKEESACIDQYTVMAKDIIDPLVKAIFQGVIKETEKHLAMIEEEYRHVMAMVHESDQDIYVRE